In uncultured Cohaesibacter sp., a genomic segment contains:
- a CDS encoding MBL fold metallo-hydrolase, translated as MADLQFDREFSPEYGHAVSLAAKVRRVTCNNPGPFTFTGTNSYIVGNGRVAIIDPGPNDPAHIEALMRATEHESISHILITHTHADHSAGARLLKARCDAPIYAEGMHRPTRALHSDEANPLDASADTELEIDHFLEDGALVEGEDWALDVIHTPGHTVNHLSFGFTDGSGLFCGDHAMAWSTSIVAPPDGSMASYMTSLEKLMLRQDQVYWPGHGGIIANPQAFLAGLKTHRQKREETLIARLRAGDQTIADMVASVYKDVDPSLHGAAQLSMFAQMEYLVARGVVLCLDKEATLGARYQLA; from the coding sequence ATGGCAGACCTTCAATTCGACAGGGAATTTTCTCCCGAATATGGCCACGCAGTTTCTCTTGCCGCAAAGGTCCGGCGTGTGACTTGCAACAATCCCGGCCCCTTCACCTTTACAGGGACGAACAGCTATATTGTGGGCAATGGCCGCGTTGCCATCATTGATCCCGGTCCGAATGATCCGGCTCATATCGAAGCCTTGATGCGGGCGACGGAGCATGAGAGCATCAGCCATATCCTGATCACGCATACCCATGCAGACCATTCGGCAGGCGCCAGACTGCTCAAGGCGCGCTGCGATGCGCCGATTTATGCCGAGGGAATGCACAGACCAACCCGAGCGCTTCACTCCGATGAGGCAAATCCGCTTGATGCAAGTGCGGATACCGAGCTTGAGATTGATCATTTTCTTGAAGACGGCGCACTTGTGGAGGGAGAAGACTGGGCACTGGACGTCATCCATACGCCGGGGCACACGGTCAATCATCTCTCTTTCGGCTTTACCGATGGTAGCGGGCTTTTCTGCGGCGATCATGCGATGGCATGGTCAACATCCATCGTCGCCCCGCCCGATGGCTCCATGGCATCCTATATGACCAGCCTTGAGAAGCTGATGCTCCGGCAGGATCAGGTCTATTGGCCCGGCCATGGCGGCATCATTGCCAATCCGCAGGCATTTCTCGCCGGGCTCAAGACCCATAGACAGAAGCGGGAGGAAACCCTGATTGCCCGCCTTCGGGCCGGCGATCAGACCATCGCCGATATGGTGGCTTCGGTTTACAAGGATGTCGACCCCAGCCTGCATGGCGCTGCGCAATTATCGATGTTTGCCCAGATGGAATATCTTGTTGCGCGCGGGGTTGTGCTCTGCCTCGACAAGGAAGCCACCCTTGGAGCGCGTTACCAATTGGCCTAG
- a CDS encoding PAS domain-containing protein, whose protein sequence is MSVEQPVTGVERFFGENDIIVSKTDLSGRLTYANKIFLDISGYKEKEVLGQPHNIIRHPYMPRSIFKLLWDHIENGKEIFAYVNNRCKNGDHYWVYAHVTPSWNKEGKVSGFHSNRRVPDPNILKQHVIPLYEKIRSAEKSVANRKDGLKAGMQVIESLLAENGVAYDEFIATLGQQRRRGYR, encoded by the coding sequence ATGTCTGTCGAACAGCCTGTAACTGGTGTTGAAAGATTCTTTGGTGAGAATGATATCATCGTTAGCAAGACTGATCTGTCTGGTCGTCTGACTTATGCGAACAAGATTTTTCTTGATATCTCTGGATATAAGGAAAAGGAAGTGCTGGGCCAACCGCACAATATCATTCGCCATCCCTATATGCCGCGCAGCATCTTCAAACTGCTCTGGGATCATATCGAGAATGGCAAGGAGATCTTCGCCTATGTCAATAATCGTTGCAAGAATGGCGATCACTACTGGGTCTATGCCCATGTTACGCCCAGTTGGAACAAGGAAGGCAAGGTAAGCGGTTTCCATTCGAACCGCCGGGTGCCAGATCCAAATATTCTCAAGCAGCATGTCATTCCGCTTTACGAGAAAATCCGGTCAGCCGAAAAGTCGGTTGCCAATCGCAAGGACGGACTGAAGGCCGGAATGCAGGTCATTGAGTCACTGCTGGCAGAGAATGGGGTCGCCTATGACGAGTTTATCGCAACTTTGGGGCAGCAAAGAAGGCGGGGCTATCGTTGA
- a CDS encoding EAL domain-containing protein: protein MKRVSPNTREKEIFSTSDMLTLSMPLWVFDLDSTQLVWANEAACKLWQAKSIEELLSRDLSEDISSSVAERMKKYRDAAKENGQTFRELWTLYPEGKPCPYHIHISGHELPDGRYGLRFEATADFDRMPEQIRSAEALNHIPVCVSLFNMRGKPLYNNPAALETYGDTSLEMRDRFARKSDHDKFLRNIAKGRTISKICEVHTKDGKRWHEITGMRGFDGLTGQNACIITETDVTELKEKESRVRYLAHYDMLTGLHNRNYVNSHYPERIQSAFQENERLVLMIVGLDHFKAINETLGHPSGDALLKHVASQLEMSLQETEQIARLGGDEFVILAPYRSTTDLDIRCQTILASINEECTVGDHILSANASIGLVLFPEHGRDLPTLLRHCDLALHDAKDSGRNTYRFYRPALQQAALAKRALEKDLVRAVENEEFCLFYQPRVDCQTQEIVSAEALMRWQHPEKGLVFPGDFIGALEDTGLIHRVGDWIADRAGKDQRTIARLGYNIPISINISPKQFERPDFVHRLKCALAKSGCPADKIEIEITESMLMGVGFDAKAILMDLCRAGFSIAVDDFGTGYSNLAYIQDYPISSLKVDRSFVNMIEDQSSVINLILSLCRLIGISAVAEGVETVDQLAWLRMNHCDQYQGYLYSRPVPLDNLIELMTTSHQRLMSSRLPESLDAEVIWA, encoded by the coding sequence ATGAAGCGAGTCTCTCCAAATACCCGCGAAAAAGAAATATTCAGTACGTCTGATATGCTTACGTTATCGATGCCACTTTGGGTATTTGATCTTGACTCGACACAGCTTGTTTGGGCAAACGAAGCTGCTTGCAAGCTTTGGCAAGCCAAATCCATAGAGGAATTGCTATCTCGCGATCTGAGCGAGGATATCAGCAGTTCCGTTGCCGAGCGCATGAAGAAATATCGGGACGCAGCAAAAGAAAATGGCCAGACTTTCCGTGAACTCTGGACCCTTTATCCCGAAGGCAAGCCCTGCCCCTATCATATCCATATTTCGGGCCATGAATTGCCCGACGGGCGTTATGGCCTGAGATTCGAGGCCACAGCCGACTTTGATCGCATGCCCGAACAGATCAGAAGCGCTGAAGCGCTCAATCACATCCCGGTCTGCGTTTCTCTCTTCAACATGCGCGGCAAACCTCTTTACAACAATCCGGCAGCGCTTGAGACCTATGGTGATACGTCACTGGAAATGCGCGACCGTTTTGCCAGAAAGTCCGACCACGACAAATTCCTACGCAATATTGCCAAGGGCCGCACGATTTCGAAGATCTGTGAAGTCCATACCAAGGATGGCAAGCGCTGGCATGAAATCACCGGTATGCGCGGCTTCGACGGCCTGACAGGGCAAAATGCCTGCATCATCACCGAAACCGATGTTACCGAGCTCAAGGAAAAGGAAAGCCGGGTGCGCTATCTGGCGCATTATGACATGCTGACCGGCTTGCATAACCGCAATTATGTCAATTCCCATTATCCAGAGCGGATCCAGAGCGCTTTTCAGGAAAATGAGCGGCTGGTGCTGATGATTGTCGGTCTTGATCATTTCAAGGCCATCAACGAGACGCTCGGCCATCCATCAGGCGATGCACTGCTCAAGCATGTTGCTTCCCAGCTTGAAATGTCGTTGCAAGAAACAGAACAGATTGCGCGCCTTGGCGGCGATGAGTTCGTGATTCTGGCGCCTTATCGCTCGACGACAGATCTTGATATCCGCTGCCAGACCATTCTGGCCAGCATCAATGAGGAATGCACGGTCGGCGATCATATTCTAAGCGCCAATGCCAGTATCGGGCTGGTATTGTTCCCCGAGCATGGCCGAGACCTTCCGACATTGCTGCGCCATTGCGATTTGGCATTACACGATGCCAAGGATAGCGGACGCAACACCTATCGTTTCTATCGCCCGGCCTTACAGCAAGCGGCTCTGGCCAAGCGTGCTCTTGAGAAAGATCTCGTGCGGGCGGTCGAGAATGAAGAATTCTGCCTTTTCTATCAACCGCGCGTTGACTGCCAGACGCAGGAGATTGTCAGCGCCGAAGCCCTGATGCGCTGGCAGCATCCGGAGAAGGGTCTGGTTTTTCCGGGCGATTTCATCGGTGCGCTGGAGGATACCGGGCTTATCCATCGGGTTGGCGACTGGATTGCGGATCGGGCCGGCAAGGACCAACGCACCATTGCGCGCCTGGGATATAACATTCCGATTTCCATCAATATCTCTCCCAAGCAGTTCGAGCGCCCTGACTTCGTTCATCGCCTCAAATGTGCGCTTGCCAAAAGCGGATGTCCGGCAGACAAGATCGAGATCGAAATCACTGAAAGCATGCTGATGGGCGTTGGTTTTGATGCGAAAGCCATCCTGATGGATCTGTGTCGCGCCGGCTTTTCGATCGCCGTTGACGATTTCGGAACAGGATATTCAAACCTCGCCTATATTCAGGATTATCCGATCTCAAGTCTCAAGGTTGATCGTTCCTTCGTGAATATGATCGAGGACCAGAGTTCGGTGATCAACCTGATTCTCTCCCTTTGCCGGCTGATTGGCATTTCTGCTGTCGCCGAAGGTGTCGAAACGGTTGATCAACTGGCATGGCTGCGGATGAACCATTGTGATCAGTATCAGGGCTATCTCTATTCGCGCCCTGTCCCGCTGGACAATCTGATTGAGCTGATGACGACAAGCCATCAGCGCCTGATGAGTTCGCGGTTGCCGGAAAGTCTGGATGCCGAGGTAATCTGGGCCTGA
- a CDS encoding ABC transporter substrate-binding protein: protein MKLKMTILATLMAATSLSVANAADLRMSWWGGNSRHEATQEALKYCGEKLGHSIAPEFTSWNGHLAKITVQLAGSTEADIMQINWPWLPLFTKEGTGFADLNDYKDIIDLSQWADSELESASVKGHLQGLPLSITGRVPWFNKTTFDKAGLPLPKSWDDLIAAAKVFQEKLGEDYYPYEATGLTSHGLDARGLIRAYIVQKKGVTMIDPDTLALNFTKEDFIDGLNLYKKFTDEKVIVPWKTVAAAGANVPLHEDPKWADGRIAGTYQWDTTYHKIADPMKEGQELVPAPILKNADATNDGVFRKPSMLFSISKNSKNPKAAAEVVNCLLNDKGAADILGTTRGIPASKVSFKHLMDKGAIEPVLLKAHNLVLEATGPAISAYFDYPKVEEAFGDTIEMFAYGEMTAEEAAEEIVNGINEALEKERN, encoded by the coding sequence GTGAAACTTAAGATGACGATTTTGGCCACTCTGATGGCCGCTACCAGTCTTTCTGTCGCCAATGCTGCTGATCTGCGCATGTCCTGGTGGGGTGGCAACAGCCGCCATGAAGCCACTCAGGAAGCACTGAAATATTGCGGTGAAAAACTGGGTCACTCGATTGCACCTGAGTTCACCAGCTGGAACGGCCATCTGGCCAAAATCACCGTGCAGCTTGCCGGCAGCACCGAAGCCGACATCATGCAGATCAACTGGCCTTGGCTGCCCCTCTTTACCAAAGAAGGCACCGGTTTTGCCGATCTGAATGATTATAAAGACATTATCGACCTGAGCCAGTGGGCTGACAGCGAACTGGAATCCGCATCCGTCAAGGGTCATCTGCAGGGCCTGCCGCTTTCCATCACCGGTCGCGTGCCTTGGTTCAACAAGACCACTTTCGACAAGGCTGGGCTGCCTCTGCCGAAATCCTGGGATGATCTGATTGCGGCTGCAAAAGTCTTCCAGGAAAAACTCGGTGAAGATTACTATCCATATGAAGCAACCGGCCTCACCTCTCATGGTCTTGACGCTCGCGGTCTGATCCGCGCCTATATCGTTCAGAAAAAAGGCGTCACGATGATCGATCCTGACACCTTGGCTCTGAACTTCACCAAGGAAGACTTTATTGATGGTTTGAATCTCTACAAGAAATTCACCGACGAAAAAGTCATCGTGCCTTGGAAGACCGTTGCTGCTGCTGGTGCCAACGTTCCGCTTCACGAAGATCCGAAATGGGCCGACGGCCGCATCGCCGGTACCTATCAGTGGGATACCACCTATCACAAGATTGCCGATCCTATGAAGGAAGGTCAGGAACTGGTTCCTGCTCCGATCCTGAAGAATGCTGACGCAACCAACGACGGCGTATTCCGTAAACCTTCCATGCTGTTCTCGATCTCCAAGAATTCGAAGAATCCGAAAGCAGCTGCTGAAGTCGTCAACTGCCTGCTGAATGATAAAGGCGCAGCCGACATCCTCGGCACCACCCGCGGTATCCCGGCTTCCAAGGTTTCCTTCAAGCATCTGATGGACAAAGGCGCTATTGAGCCGGTTCTGCTGAAAGCCCACAATCTGGTTCTGGAAGCCACCGGTCCTGCCATTTCCGCATATTTCGACTATCCGAAGGTAGAGGAAGCCTTTGGTGATACGATCGAAATGTTTGCTTATGGCGAAATGACCGCTGAAGAAGCTGCAGAAGAGATCGTTAACGGCATCAACGAAGCTCTTGAAAAAGAGAGAAATTAA
- a CDS encoding HAMP domain-containing methyl-accepting chemotaxis protein produces MMVFVNKSASIRKAMEVCKAVADGDFSARITNINDRGEMGQLMHAINQMIDRSDAYIRESKACLDYVSRNQHFRLIAEKGMVGDFKRAAESINRATWKIKQRHDQFDEMGTRFETELDHIVESMTGMISNLQGASQKVSNASHGAQEQSLLVAAGAEQASTNMQSVSEAVEQLTESIAEINSQVVNSSGIARQSVEKSHDMSGEIASLANASHQISEVVSLISDIAAQTNLLALNATIEAARAGEAGKGFAIVAQEVKNLSAQTAQATDQISGQINGLQQATERAVRANDEISKTIEKVSDISNAIAAAVEEQSAATREISSNIEEAAVGTRDVSRGVSEVKEATTITEQTAKEVLSVSVQLDTQEASLAKLRQELVRFMTEVRKVG; encoded by the coding sequence ATGATGGTATTCGTTAATAAATCCGCTTCAATTCGCAAGGCGATGGAAGTATGCAAGGCGGTCGCGGATGGCGATTTTTCCGCTCGTATCACCAATATCAACGACAGGGGCGAAATGGGCCAGCTGATGCATGCGATCAACCAGATGATCGACCGCTCGGACGCCTATATTCGCGAATCCAAGGCCTGTCTGGACTATGTCTCGCGCAACCAGCATTTCCGTCTGATTGCAGAGAAAGGCATGGTCGGCGATTTCAAGCGCGCGGCCGAGAGCATCAACCGCGCCACTTGGAAAATCAAGCAGCGTCATGATCAGTTTGATGAAATGGGAACCCGGTTCGAGACCGAACTAGACCATATCGTCGAGAGCATGACCGGCATGATCAGCAATCTTCAGGGTGCCTCCCAGAAGGTATCCAACGCCTCCCATGGCGCACAGGAGCAATCCCTGCTTGTCGCCGCCGGGGCCGAACAGGCCTCCACCAACATGCAATCGGTTTCTGAGGCGGTTGAACAGCTCACGGAATCCATCGCTGAAATCAACAGCCAGGTGGTCAATAGCAGCGGCATTGCGCGCCAGTCGGTTGAAAAGTCTCATGATATGAGCGGAGAAATCGCCAGCCTTGCCAACGCCTCCCATCAGATCAGCGAGGTTGTCTCGCTCATTTCCGATATTGCTGCCCAGACCAATCTTCTCGCCCTCAATGCCACCATCGAAGCCGCGCGTGCCGGAGAGGCGGGCAAGGGCTTTGCCATCGTTGCCCAGGAAGTGAAGAATCTGTCCGCCCAGACGGCTCAGGCAACAGACCAGATTTCCGGCCAGATCAACGGATTGCAACAGGCAACCGAGCGTGCGGTACGCGCCAATGATGAAATCTCCAAGACCATCGAGAAAGTGAGCGATATCTCCAACGCCATCGCTGCTGCCGTTGAGGAACAGAGCGCGGCCACCAGAGAAATTTCCTCCAACATCGAGGAAGCCGCCGTCGGCACACGCGATGTCAGCCGCGGTGTCTCCGAGGTCAAGGAAGCAACCACCATCACCGAGCAGACCGCCAAGGAAGTGCTTTCCGTTTCCGTGCAGCTCGATACGCAGGAAGCAAGCCTTGCCAAACTGCGTCAGGAACTGGTTCGCTTCATGACCGAAGTACGCAAGGTGGGGTGA
- a CDS encoding CDP-alcohol phosphatidyltransferase family protein yields the protein MDYFNKGEGEKQAAFAAKRDLILRPLIRYLAAKGVTPTAISFVGVFFAAFAVAMPASLWEFSAAGFILYVLMDGLDGPLARWTKAESEAGSLVDIFADQFGVVLVALAAILWLDADILANVLFAFFYSHTVYLMVICNLFSLRMPYVIRVKYLYFIVYISSLYFENSQPVNLFAMVFLAYYLVYFALLFRIILKRDR from the coding sequence TTGGATTATTTCAATAAGGGGGAAGGTGAAAAACAGGCCGCTTTTGCTGCAAAAAGAGACCTGATTTTGCGCCCGCTCATTCGATATCTGGCTGCCAAGGGAGTAACGCCGACAGCGATAAGCTTCGTCGGAGTGTTTTTCGCTGCCTTTGCTGTTGCGATGCCCGCCAGCCTTTGGGAGTTTTCAGCTGCAGGCTTTATCCTCTATGTGCTGATGGATGGTTTGGATGGCCCGCTGGCCCGCTGGACAAAGGCTGAGAGCGAGGCTGGCTCGCTGGTCGATATCTTTGCCGACCAGTTTGGTGTCGTCCTCGTCGCACTGGCAGCAATCCTCTGGCTGGACGCCGATATTCTGGCCAATGTGCTGTTTGCCTTTTTCTACAGTCACACCGTCTATCTGATGGTGATCTGCAATCTTTTTTCCCTGCGCATGCCCTATGTGATCAGGGTTAAATATCTGTATTTCATCGTCTATATCAGCTCGCTCTATTTTGAGAACAGCCAGCCGGTCAACCTGTTTGCCATGGTGTTTCTGGCCTATTATCTGGTCTATTTTGCGCTGTTGTTCCGGATCATACTCAAGCGGGATCGGTGA
- a CDS encoding DUF1499 domain-containing protein has protein sequence MAGIYNFKTSRLAQWAFWFARLSIPVAILSFLLMRFGGLHPSIAIYCFASAVCLALLSILTSWAAFHAIWFDGQKGGSRLWGAFLRSLVVLLPALVFAYFYYSLPHFSDLSTNPLEPPEFVASWQMREDADNSLDVASLTERERQALAYPSLKSQTYEQPVALLQLALADELKSKKWQLLRTEEQQSEDDSAYFEAYTRSFFTGMRSVISIRLQPLSDEETQVDMRSASLWGTADFGMNARRIRSFLEDLEARVGTSEQRYELQLEEIERMRRLQMGPLPRPKPKNLTESEAG, from the coding sequence ATGGCAGGAATCTACAATTTCAAAACATCCCGGCTGGCCCAATGGGCTTTCTGGTTTGCCAGATTGTCCATTCCCGTGGCAATCCTGTCCTTCCTGCTGATGCGTTTCGGCGGGCTTCATCCCTCTATCGCGATTTACTGCTTTGCCAGCGCGGTTTGCCTTGCGCTTCTGTCAATTCTGACAAGCTGGGCTGCCTTTCATGCCATCTGGTTTGATGGCCAGAAAGGGGGAAGCAGACTCTGGGGCGCCTTTTTGCGCAGCCTTGTGGTTCTGTTGCCAGCGCTGGTCTTTGCCTATTTTTATTATAGTCTGCCCCATTTTTCCGATCTTTCCACCAATCCGCTTGAGCCGCCTGAATTCGTCGCTAGCTGGCAGATGCGGGAAGATGCAGACAACAGCCTCGACGTTGCCAGCCTGACAGAAAGAGAGAGGCAGGCGCTGGCCTATCCGTCGCTGAAAAGTCAGACCTACGAGCAGCCGGTCGCGTTGTTGCAGTTGGCTCTGGCAGACGAACTCAAGAGCAAGAAATGGCAGCTCTTGCGCACTGAGGAACAGCAGAGCGAAGACGACAGCGCCTATTTCGAGGCTTATACCCGTTCGTTCTTCACCGGCATGCGCTCTGTCATTTCCATAAGGCTGCAACCTTTGAGTGATGAGGAAACGCAGGTTGACATGCGCTCTGCATCGCTTTGGGGCACAGCTGATTTCGGAATGAATGCCCGCAGAATTCGGAGCTTCCTTGAGGATCTGGAAGCGCGCGTTGGCACCAGTGAACAGCGCTATGAGCTGCAGCTCGAAGAGATCGAGCGGATGCGTCGCCTGCAGATGGGACCGCTTCCCCGACCCAAGCCCAAAAATCTCACGGAAAGCGAAGCGGGATAG
- a CDS encoding flavodoxin family protein — translation MTDVRAASVVVLYHSGYGHTEAIAKSVAKGAEAVKGVAVTQIKADDENLNWEALANADAIIFGSPTYMGSVSAQFKGFMDASSKVWASMGWKDKLAGGFTVSASQSGDKLNTLIQLSIFASQHGMQWVSTGTLPGNNSSQGSVEDVNRLGSTLGLMAQANADQGADVAPPATDHRTAELFGTRIAEAAKRWNGLA, via the coding sequence ATGACCGATGTCCGCGCAGCGTCTGTCGTCGTGCTCTATCACAGTGGATATGGACACACTGAAGCAATTGCCAAATCTGTAGCCAAGGGCGCAGAAGCTGTAAAAGGCGTTGCCGTTACCCAGATCAAGGCTGATGATGAAAATCTGAACTGGGAAGCATTGGCCAATGCCGACGCCATCATCTTTGGCAGCCCAACCTATATGGGATCCGTCTCCGCACAGTTCAAAGGCTTCATGGATGCCAGCTCCAAGGTTTGGGCTTCCATGGGCTGGAAAGACAAGCTCGCAGGCGGTTTCACCGTTTCCGCCTCCCAGTCTGGAGACAAGTTGAACACCCTGATCCAGCTTTCCATTTTCGCTTCCCAGCATGGCATGCAGTGGGTTTCCACGGGCACCCTGCCGGGCAACAACAGCTCTCAGGGCTCTGTTGAAGATGTCAACCGTCTGGGCTCCACCCTCGGTCTGATGGCTCAGGCCAACGCCGATCAGGGCGCTGATGTTGCCCCTCCGGCAACCGACCACCGCACCGCTGAACTGTTTGGCACCCGCATTGCCGAAGCAGCCAAGCGCTGGAATGGTCTTGCCTGA
- a CDS encoding LysR family transcriptional regulator produces MIKLIHEHRSVTEAARLLGVTQSSVSHSLDRLRSMLGDPLFLKVGRAMVPTERVETMMGDIENVLKGIESLYSQAVFEPTKSSDRFSIVCNDYEHDLLVPAIFKRLKQEAPHCSLKTYQLNMAVRNPLEKGFADLELCPYAPEDSTDLVVSKLCGDRMLTYYDPNERDAPTCLDDYCDAEHAILSWDSNESTAIDKALATMGRARKVSYLGPNFSSGAMVVRGTKMLATAPSRLADSIFRGLAWINTPLELEPSEFFMVWHIRNRHSPRHKWFRELIKTVARELPEKSEACQRALLKSKEETEEQTDMDLQA; encoded by the coding sequence ATGATCAAGCTGATCCATGAGCACCGTTCGGTGACGGAAGCCGCCAGACTGCTGGGTGTGACGCAATCCTCCGTCAGTCATTCTCTCGACCGCTTGCGCAGCATGCTGGGCGATCCGCTGTTTCTCAAGGTGGGGCGCGCGATGGTGCCCACCGAACGGGTCGAGACCATGATGGGCGATATCGAGAATGTCCTCAAAGGCATCGAGTCTCTTTATAGTCAGGCCGTTTTCGAACCGACCAAATCGAGTGATCGCTTTTCGATTGTCTGCAATGATTATGAACATGACCTGCTGGTGCCTGCCATTTTCAAAAGGCTGAAACAGGAAGCGCCCCATTGCTCTCTGAAAACCTATCAGCTCAATATGGCGGTCCGCAATCCGCTGGAAAAGGGCTTTGCCGACTTGGAGCTTTGCCCTTATGCCCCGGAGGATTCAACGGATCTGGTGGTGAGCAAGCTTTGCGGCGATCGCATGTTGACCTATTACGACCCCAATGAGCGCGACGCCCCAACCTGCCTTGATGACTATTGCGATGCAGAACATGCAATCCTGTCCTGGGACAGCAATGAAAGCACGGCGATAGACAAGGCCCTTGCGACCATGGGCCGTGCGCGCAAGGTTTCCTATCTTGGGCCGAATTTCTCGTCAGGAGCGATGGTGGTGCGCGGCACGAAGATGCTGGCAACAGCTCCCTCGCGACTGGCCGATTCCATTTTCCGCGGGCTGGCTTGGATCAATACACCACTTGAGCTGGAGCCAAGCGAGTTCTTCATGGTCTGGCATATTCGCAATCGCCATTCGCCACGTCACAAATGGTTTCGTGAATTGATCAAGACCGTGGCGCGTGAGCTGCCCGAGAAAAGCGAAGCCTGCCAAAGAGCGCTTTTGAAGTCAAAAGAAGAGACAGAAGAACAAACCGACATGGATCTACAGGCATAG
- a CDS encoding GNAT family N-acetyltransferase, which translates to MQPEIAIHPANRSDFAAIAQLQADSWASSYRCFLPPAYMRERMHADIADCWQRHKIDKRDLVLQARLVATGELVGFISLLCRPLPFIDKLHCAPSFTGLGIGARLLSCAFSALVKRGENTASLTVVVGNEGARRFYLRHGAHLAGKQRELLNGYPVEVEVMEWSALNATKWHFE; encoded by the coding sequence ATGCAACCCGAGATCGCGATCCACCCGGCCAACCGATCAGACTTTGCCGCCATTGCCCAACTGCAAGCCGATAGCTGGGCCAGCAGCTACCGCTGTTTTCTGCCTCCGGCCTATATGCGCGAACGAATGCATGCCGATATTGCGGACTGTTGGCAAAGGCACAAAATCGACAAGCGGGATCTGGTGCTTCAGGCCAGACTGGTGGCGACCGGAGAGCTTGTCGGCTTTATTTCCCTCCTCTGTCGCCCCCTCCCCTTTATTGACAAGCTGCATTGTGCCCCTTCTTTCACCGGCCTCGGCATCGGCGCCCGTTTGCTGTCTTGCGCCTTCTCAGCACTGGTCAAACGCGGAGAAAATACCGCATCCCTTACTGTTGTCGTAGGCAATGAAGGAGCGCGTCGTTTCTATCTTCGCCATGGGGCACATCTGGCAGGAAAGCAGCGGGAACTCCTGAACGGCTACCCGGTTGAGGTGGAGGTCATGGAATGGTCGGCGCTAAATGCAACAAAATGGCATTTTGAATAA
- a CDS encoding DUF2062 domain-containing protein, translating to MIFGRKNKPNFAERVRVLLWPRRSWKRSGIYYIKRVLRLTGSPYAIAAGVAAGVFTSFTPFLGFHFIIAWTIAFAIGGNLLAAAVGTAVGNPLTFPFIWSATYSTGCMILGQPILHHKIHALQHGLLSQSLSAILPTIKIMAVGAVPVGFAVALIFYYLTRQAARSYQHRRKAYLAQKAFEAGRWRKELAEHAEIASKATSG from the coding sequence GTGATATTTGGTCGGAAGAATAAACCCAATTTCGCTGAACGCGTCAGGGTTCTGCTGTGGCCGCGCCGCAGCTGGAAGCGCTCTGGAATCTATTATATCAAGCGGGTTTTACGCCTGACCGGTTCGCCCTATGCGATTGCAGCAGGAGTTGCGGCGGGGGTATTCACGTCCTTCACGCCCTTTCTCGGCTTCCATTTCATCATAGCCTGGACCATAGCCTTCGCGATTGGCGGCAATTTGCTGGCCGCAGCCGTTGGAACGGCGGTGGGCAATCCTCTGACCTTCCCCTTCATCTGGAGCGCCACCTACTCCACCGGATGCATGATCCTGGGCCAGCCGATTCTGCATCACAAGATCCATGCCTTGCAACATGGTTTGCTGTCGCAGTCTCTCTCGGCCATCCTGCCGACGATCAAGATCATGGCGGTGGGTGCGGTTCCTGTCGGTTTTGCTGTCGCGCTGATCTTCTATTATCTGACCCGTCAGGCTGCCCGTTCCTATCAGCATCGCCGCAAGGCCTATCTGGCGCAGAAGGCCTTCGAGGCCGGACGCTGGCGCAAGGAACTGGCCGAGCATGCCGAAATCGCCTCCAAGGCAACGAGCGGCTAG